From Bos javanicus breed banteng chromosome 5, ARS-OSU_banteng_1.0, whole genome shotgun sequence, the proteins below share one genomic window:
- the LOC133248099 gene encoding basic proline-rich protein-like, which produces MLLILLSVALLALSSVQGSDSESSSEEFRRTVLDRTSSDSSSDEDFFIRRPGKHRERRGPPPSPNDENEDEEAPPGPPPPGPPPPSDEPQPNPPPPEEQPEQSSDED; this is translated from the exons ATGCTACTGATCCTGCTCTCAGTGGCCTTGCTGGCCCTGAGCTCAGTTCAAGGCTCAGATTCTG AAAGCAGCAGTGAAGAGTTTCGGAGAACCGTATTAG ATAGAACCAGCTCAGACTCAAGCTCAGATGAGGATTTTTTCATACGACGTCCTGGAAAACACAGAGAACGCAGAGGACCACCACCTTCTCCTAATGATGAAAACGAAGATGAGGAAGCTCCACCAGGGCCACCCCCACCAGGGCCACCCCCACCCAGTGATGAACCTCAGCCAAATCCACCCCCACCAGAGGAGCAACCTGAGCAGAGTTCAGATGAAGACTGA